The sequence GTCCTATCCTTTTGGTGGTTTCCAAAACATATTTCTTGGTTCTGTACTCAATTAAATACTTGATTTGCTTAAATAATGACATCTTGATCACgtttaatattttaatgttgACTTAAAATGGTGTTGGATCATTACAAACGAAATATTGAGTTCGAAATTATAAAAATCTCGTTTCAACTCAAAAGAAAATCAAATCCTCAAACCAACACGAAATCCATATAAAAATAGTAACTACTAaccaattatatttttttccttcTTATTCGGAGTGAATATGAATATATGTTAGTTACTACTTACTCGTATGAGACGATACCAAGTTTTTGTTTCACCCATAATTTCGAACCTAAATAGTAAATATTCAAACTAGGCAAGTACTAAAATATCAATAGCATATTCTTGGCCCAGACGATGGATAATGCCTGATGAGTGGGGCATGTTTCGAGCATAAATCATCAGAAAATGgggaaatataaaaaaaaaacgaaggGAAAAATCTTGCCCACGAGCAGTGTTAAAAAGACTAGTGTCCTCTGTTCTTTCACATTCCTCAGAATTCTCGAAAGTGTAGGAGCTTTGTTGCTCTGCTTCGATGCAGACTGGAACTGAACCCAATCAAGAAAGCTTTATGGTTCTGTTCTCATGGGCTCCCTTGTGACGCTGCACTCTCCATTCAAGGCTTTGagatttttcaatttttcttgtGCTAGATCGGTGAGTTTTTCCTCCCTACCCGTCTTCAAATTCAAGAAAGTTTCCATCACCGCAAATTCCTCGATTCCTCATAACCCTAACTCAGTATGGGGCAATTACATCCCCACCATCAAACCCTTTTCGTATTTAATCCCATTTTTTCAGAAAGTTGGGACCTTTGTGGTTGAATCATCGAAGTCGAAATATGCCTCTGTATTCAAGGATTCAAGTGCCCAGGAGACTGAGTGTTTACAAAGTGGGGCGTTTGGTATGGCGCTCATGAGTGTGACGGCTACGGCTAAAGTCAAAATAAGTCCTTTTGTGGCTACATTGGCCGCGAACCCTGCGTTCGTTTCGGGTTTATGCGCATTGGCTGCTGCACAATCTATGAAGGTTTTCCTCAAT comes from Henckelia pumila isolate YLH828 chromosome 4, ASM3356847v2, whole genome shotgun sequence and encodes:
- the LOC140865532 gene encoding uncharacterized protein isoform X1, yielding MGSLVTLHSPFKALRFFNFSCARSVSFSSLPVFKFKKVSITANSSIPHNPNSVWGNYIPTIKPFSYLIPFFQKVGTFVVESSKSKYASVFKDSSAQETECLQSGAFGMALMSVTATAKVKISPFVATLAANPAFVSGLCALAAAQSMKVFLNFCVDRKWDFKIMFASGGMPSSHSALCTALTTSVAICHGVADSLFPVCLGFSLIVMYDAIGVRRHAGMQAEVLNLIVEDLFQGHPISQRKLKELLGHTPSQSKGRKCSCFAQGSKKTLWLLNINLEI
- the LOC140865532 gene encoding uncharacterized protein isoform X2, translating into MGSLVTLHSPFKALRFFNFSCARSVSFSSLPVFKFKKVSITANSSIPHNPNSVWGNYIPTIKPFSYLIPFFQKVGTFVVESSKSKYASVFKDSSAQETECLQSGAFGMALMSVTATAKVKISPFVATLAANPAFVSGLCALAAAQSMKVFLNFCVDRKWDFKIMFASGGMPSSHSALCTALTTSVAICHGVADSLFPVCLGFSLIVMYDAIGVRRHAGMQAEVLNLIVEDLFQGHPISQRKLKELLGHTPSQVFAGALLGIIVAWICSPGCFIAI